The sequence below is a genomic window from Oscillospiraceae bacterium.
TTTTGATTTGTATGCCTATTCTTCTCATAATATGGGCTGTAGCTCTAAACGCTAGGCCGGGTGCTAATTTGGCTCTGCCCTCGATGACAATATCTTACATAGGATCCACGGAAGGCACGCCGACCGAGGCTTATATCCAGGATTATAAGACAGGTCAGACATATTCGTTTTTGAGGTACGCCCATGTTAATGGGATGTGCGGGGTTTCAACTCTCGAATTCTATTTTGATGGAATAACCTATAAGTTCGGACTAAACGATAAAAAGCCGCTCGTCTCATTTGAGCTCGATAAAACAGAGTACAATTTGATTGATGATGGGAAAAACATCATCTTAAAGCATCCCTATAAAGTGTGGCCGTTTGCGAAAAAGGCCGCCGTATGCGCCCTTCCTGACGGCGAATGTTTCTACAATCCTATCAGCATCGCCGGCCTGGAAGGGTATGCAATTTTCATATCCACGCCCGGACTGGATGGAGTGGCAGAAAACAATGTGACCGTGTATATTCAAGCGGAAAATGGTTGGACCCAGAGTCAGTTTGTACTCCCCGGCGGCGATTCTGCGGACGTGTTTACCGGGCATATCCGCCGCCATTTTGACGCGGAGCATCTGGAGTTGACCACGAAGGACAAGGCGGTTGGCAATCTAGAGCTTTGTAAAGAAAACGAGGACGGTACCGCCGCTTTATACAGTGTCACATATACAGACGGGAAGCTTGTTTTAGAGGCGGTCAAGACCTATGTAGACGGCGTGCCTTCGGACTGGAAATTTTGATTTGTACTGCTTAGAAAGAGCGTAGTAGTTATAAGTGTGAAGCATTCGCACGGGACATCTACAGTTATGGAAGAGAATCTGAAAAAGGCAGAAGACCACGCTGACCTACCAGTACAACAATCTGAACCAGATGGTGCACAAGCAGGACTGCAGCTACATCAGCAGCATCACCCGCCTGTACGACTACGGCTATACCTACGACAAGCGGGGCAACCTGGTGAAGGAGGAGGAGATCTGCGCGCCCACCACCCAGGGGCCGAGGAACATCACCATCGCCGCCTACAGGTACGACGAGACGAACAAGATGGTCTCGGGCACCAATGCGGACGGGGAGTACAGCAACTACACCTACAACGGCCTGGGCGTGCGCGTGGGCACGGAGCTGATCCTCAACGACAATACCCACGGGTACACGGACTTCCACTGCCGGACGCCCAGCGTGGAAACCGGCCTGGAGGGCCCGCATGGCCCCGAGGTGGTGCTCAGCGACTACGTCATCGACTACACGCGGTTGAACATCGACCAGCGGGTGCTGATGGAGCACGAGGTGGACGGCTACGACTTCCGCTACGTGTACGGCCTGGATCTGGTCAACGTAAAGGTGACCGGCGAGGGCAGCGACTGGTGGGGGCAGAACATCAAGCAGTGCATCTTCTCCGACTACGTGCACACCGACCGGCTGGGCAGCGTGGTGAACCTGAGCGACCAGTACGGCCGCGTCCCCGCCCGGATCGATTACGACGCCTGGGGCAGCGTGACGGCGTACGACAGCATCACCGTGGACGGCGGCTTCCGCATCCTGCTGCCCGAGATCACCTACGCAGGGCACCAGTACGACGACATTCTGAACCAGTACTATGCCAAGGCCCGCATGTACGACGCCGACAACCGCCGCTTCACCGCTGTGGACCCCGTGAAGGGCAATATTACGGACCCCCTCAGCCTCGTGCAGTATATCTACGTGGTCAATAATCCGCTGATTTACGTTGATTTTCTCGGCCATAAGTATTCTCTCGCAGAGGGATCGATCGCTCATGCAGTGATAACTGCATATATAGCGTTTTTGTATCCCAGCTCTATAAATGACAAAGTCGTTTACGGTGTAGAACGAAATAAGTCTCAAACAGGTAGGCCTGATATAGTTATTAGAGATGTAAATGATTTTTATCACGTCTATGAAATAAAGTCCGAAGAGTACTTGTCGAGATGGAACACAAAAAAGTATGGTTATTCCGCTTGGAACCAGTTAGGATCATACATAATCGCATTGTACAGGAATCCCGAGGAAAATAAGGATACGTTCCCTAATGCCATAACAGCACGAAGGGGTACCATACTTGATTGGACTTCCCATATTCTCCTACCTGCCATTTACGATGCTAATAAAATAATTGAAGCATGGACTGAACCATCAATTGACGGAATGATCTTCTATAAGATTAGGCAAAAAAAGGATACCGATGATGTTGAGGAAGAATCATTTGTCAATGAAAGCCTTCAAGCAAAGGTGGGGTACTTTGCTAAAGTCGGATGCGAATATGCGCCAGAGGGTGACCTAAATCTTGTTAATGTAGACTCCTATGGAGATTTAGAACTGAACAATGACATTCTTGCTTGGCTGTCAGACGTGCAAGTATATAATCAAGATGGTATGTATCAAGTAGTATTTCCTGACGGAAAGAGGTTCCTCAAAGCTATACCTATTTACGATTATAACAGGGTAACCGGCACTGTACCAATTCTCGGAAATAAAAAACTTTTAGAAATTTATGACGGAACAGTAGAGGGGTGGACACTGTCTACATCAGATGATGCTGTAGATACATTAGTCCCCTTTATACCGAATCCCAATCCTGTACAGGTTCCTAATATGCCACCAATTTCAGTTCCAGGGGGTCCCGGGATAGCTGTCCCCGCGTAGCTGGATAGCAAACTATTTTAATAATTATTACAGATATACCCATGACACATTAAAGGAGATGATTAAAAATACGTAGGCTAATAAAGAAGATAGTTGTCCCAGCCTTAAGACCGCTTGGTTATGAGTTGCAAGCATCTACTAAACCTAATTATGTTTTTTATAGAAATGATGGTCTGCGTACTGTCATTATTAGCAAGGAAAAGGGCCTTCCCACACCAATTGCCGTCGATTACTTGGTATTGGGGGAACATAGATTCAACCTTCAGCTCAAGTATCTTGATCCAGATTTTTTTCCTGCAAGCAAAATGATCTTACAAGAAATGGACATATCGGTTTTTTTAAAAGAACTCGTTAAGGAGTCTATTGAAATTCTATTTCCTTACCTGGACATCATGGAAAATAATGTTGTGACCAGTACGTTTCAAATGAGTAAAATGTTATCCGAACATACTGAGCTGCGCGCGGTCAGATTCGCAGAGAATTGGAACCTAACACTTACACCGGAAAGGAAAAATATTGAGGTCCTTGATAAAGTTATGGATAGTATGCGAACTGATATACAGCTTAGAAGGGAGGACTTTTTTAAGAACGAAGATAAAATAATTGATTTAGCAGCATACTTTGGAAAGCTGCTGTCGATTTCAAACGGATTGCCGGATCAATGGTATTGGCGTGAACTATCCGAGGGGTATTCCCGCTATGTTGTCAAGGCTCAGAGTTATGATCCGTTACTACGGGTAATTCACGCATGGAACTTTGGTCCCGAGGTTATTAACTATGCCTTAAAACGGTTTCCATTAACATCTAAGAACAATTAGGGACAGGATGTCTAGCTGCAACGGAAAAGTTTTTATTTCATGGTGTAATTCTTTAAGGGGGGCCTGTAACCAGCAGGCCCCCCTTCTTCTCTCCCCCTGGACTTGGTGAGCGCCATCAACTATAATGGAGCCAAGCAGGCGGCCTTCCAGTACAACAAGGCGGGCGAGCTGGTGCGCATGGAGGACTGGACGGGGGTCAACACCTTCGAGCTGGACCTCCTGGGGTAGCTCAAAAAGGCCACCGACCACAAGGGCAACGTCACCGAGTACACCTACGACGAGGTGGGCAACCAGACCAGCGTGAAGTACCCGGACGGCGGGGTGGTGCAGAACACCTACGACGAGGTCTACAACCTGACCAAGGTGAAGGACCCCGATCAGGGCGTCTACACCTACATCTACGACGCGGCAAACCGCGCGGTGGAGCAGATCTACCCCAACGGCTGGATTGAGGAGAACACCTACGACCCGGAGGGCAACCTGCTCAAGGTCATGGACACCGACCCCTTCCCCCGTGGTGAAGAAGACCGTCAAGAAGTTCGAGTTAGTAAGATTATAGGAATGCTGGTAGAGGCTGGCGGGTCGATAACAAGCAAATAATGTGCCGTGAGTAACATTATACAGTGTCACATATACAGACGGTAAGCTTGTTTTAGAGGCGGTCAAAACCTATACCGGCGGCGTACCTGCGGACTGGAAATTCTGAATCGTGCGGCTTGGAAAAGGGTGAGGTGGATATGAGTGTAACACATACGTGTGAGGCGTCTGCTGGTATGGAGAAGAACCTGAAAAAGGCCGTTACCGAAATGCTGGTTTTGCTCCTCCTGCACGACCGCCCTATGTACATTGGTGAGCTTAGCGAGGAAATCTGCGCGCGCAGCGGCGGTAGGCTGAAGGTCGCGTCTGCCTACAGCGCTGTGATGCGGCTGGAGAAGGCCGGATATGTCCGTGCCTTCATAAGGTATCGCGCGCCCGGCCAGCGGCGCAGGGAGTTCTACGAGCCGACGCAGACGGCCCCCGCCTATTTGGATGCACTTTTGACCTGTTACCGCAGCTTTTCGGACGGCATGGACGATATGTTAAAGAGCTGCCTGTACCACAGCCCTTAACGCAGCACATATAAACAGGTTAAACCAAGAAAGCGTCCCGGAGCGGGACGCTTTCTCTTTTTTATCACGGTATATGCGGCACTTGCGGTATCTACGGTTCCGTCCTCTTCGGCATTTCCAGCGCCAGGATCTTTTTCTTGACCGATTTACGGTAAGAATAGCTGATGGGGAGCTCCACGCCGTTATCCAGGATCAGCCTGTCGTGCCGCAGAAATCTTACATAATAATAATTGGCAATGTACGATTGATGGATGCGGATAAAGTTGCCCGGCGGAGGCGGCTGCGAATCCATAACCTCGTCAAGGCGCATGTTGGCGGAGCGCTCCGCGTGCCGCATATGAAGAATCACCTCTTTATTCCTGCTCTCAAACCACCGGATGTCCCCATAGGGCACACGGTTCAGCACCTTGCGCACCTTGAATTCAAACGCCGGGCCGGGCGGGTAAAAAAACCGCGCGGCCCGTTCCAGGCAGGCGGCGACCTGCGCCTCCTGCAGCGGCTTTAACAAAAAGCACAGCGGAAATACCCTGTACAGCTCCATCGCGAATTCCCGCTTTTCGGAGATAAACAGGATGGGCGTATCCGGTTTGTCAAACTCGCCGCGCAGCCTTTCGGCGAGCTCAAGCCCGGTTATTCCGCGCAGCGCAACGTCCAGAATGTAAAAGTCGAATTCTCTCCCGGATTTCAGGGCATGGTACAGCTTTTTGCTGGAGTAGTAACATTCGGCCTCCAGCGGAATTACCTGAAAGCGCATCACCATCCTGTAAAGGGCCCTGCAAACTTCCGGCTTGTCATCACAAATTGCAACGCTGAACAAAGCCCACACTCCCCCTCCATTTTTTCTCCGCCATACCTGAATCTATTGATAAAACGATTCTGACGCCGGAAAAATTGCAGAGAAGAGGCCGGGCCGCAATGCGGCCCGGCCTTTTTTGTTATGCCGCCCCCAGCAGGCGGGCCGCGGTGGCCACCAGGAAGCACACCACCATGCCGATGATTGTGGGCACGGCGAAGGAGATCAGCGTCCAATTGACGCTCTTGGTCTCCTTGCCGATGGTCATGCAGGTGGTGGAGCAGGGCCAGTGCATCAGCGAGAAGAGCATGGTGCACACCGCCGTCAGCCAGGTCCAGCCGTTATCCACCAGCAGCGCGCGCAGGGCGTCCAGGCTGTCGAACTCCAGCAGGCTGCCCGTGGACAAATAGGCCATGATGATGATGGGTATGACGATCTCGTTGGCCGGGAAGCCCAGGATGAAGGCCATCAGGATCACCCCGTCCATGCCCAGCAGGTGGGCGAAGGGGTCCAGGAAACCGGTGCAGTGGGCCAGCACGCTCATTCCGCCCACCTGCACGTTGGCGCACAGCCAGATGATAAGGCCCGCCGGGGCGGCCACCGCCACCGCACGGCCCAGCACGAAGAGGGTGCGGTCCAGCACCGAGCGCACGATGACCTGCCCGATGCGGGGGCGGCGGTAGGGGGGCAGCTCCAGGGTAAAGGAGGAGGGCACCCCCTTCAGGATGGTCCCCGACAGCAGGCGGGACACCCAGAAGGTCATGCACACCCCCAGCAGGATTACCCCCGTCAGCAGCAGCGCGGAGAGCAGGCTCTTCCCCGGCCCCGCCTGGGTGCCCACAAAAAACATGGTGATGATGGCGATCAGGGTGGGGAACCGCCCATTGCAGGGGACAAAGTTGTTGGTGATGATGGCGATCAGGCGCTCCCGCGGGGAGTCGATGATGCGGCAGCCCACGATGCCCGCGGCGTTGCATCCGAAGCCCATGCACATGCATGGGCGCTCCTGCGTATGCGCCGCCCCGCGCCGGCCCTCAGAGGGCAACCTCCTTTACCCGGGGCTGGTGTGCGAAGCGGAAGTAAATCGTGATCTCCTGGCGCTTCACCCGCCCGTGCTCCGTCTGCTCGTACCGGCCCTGGCCCACCTCAATATGGTCCACCAGCGCGAAGAGCAGCCCGGCGGTCAGCTGTGTGGGGGCGCCGCACTGCTCCACCAGCCCGGCCAGGCGGCCCAGGGCCTCCGCCCTGCCCGCCCCGTCCGCCGGGCCGGGCAGGGTGCCCAGCCGCTCCTCCAGCGCCCGGCTCTGCCCCTCGTACTTCTCCAGCAGACTGTAAAAGCGCGCCTCCGAGAGCTTGCCGTCCAGCCTGTCGTCGTAGAGCTGTTCGATCAGGCGCTCCAGCCTGCCGCGCTCCCCGCGCAGCCGCTCCGCCTCCCTCGCGCCGTCCCCGGCGTCCAGCTCCGCCCCCAGCTGGGCGCTGAGCGTGCGGTACAGCGCCTCCCGCTCCCCGCTCGTCAGCGCCGCCTGCTCCCGCACCGCCTCCAGCACAACGCGGTAGAGCGAATTGTAGTCGATGAAGTGGTTGGTGCAGGCCTTGCTGCCGTAGAGCTTATAGCCGCCGCAGGCCAGGCTGGCGGGCGAGCCCTTTTTCCGCGTGCCCACGGTGGACATGCCCCGCCCGCAGTCCGCGCACCTGGCCACGCCGGAGAAGATGTTGCTGAACTGCCCCTTTTTCCCGCAGGTGCGGCTCTTCCTCCGCCGCTGCGCCAGCTCGTACAGCTCCGGAGCCACGATCGGCTCGTGGGTGTTCTCGACGATAATCCAGTCCTGGGGTGGGTTGCGCAGGGTCAGCTTCGACTTGAAGGACACCTTGGTGGTCTTGCCCTGGGCCATATGCCCCAGGTAGACGATATTGTCCAGCAGCTTGGCCACGCCCGCCGCCGTCCACGCCCGCCGCTGCGTATAGTCCTCCTCCCGCAGCTGGGGGTGCCGGGCGCAGCGGTAGAGCGCCGGGGAGAGGACCCCCCTGCCGTTGAGATAGCGGGCGATCTCGGCGGGCCGCGCCCCGGCGGCGGCCAGGGCGAAGATATTCTGCACCACCGCGGCGGCGGCCCCGTCCGGCACCAGGTGGTTTTTGTCGCCGGGGTCCTTTTGGTAGCCGTAGGGCGCGAAATTGCCGATGTAGCTCCCGCCGCGCATCTTGGCGGCAAAGGCGCTGCGGATTTTTTTACTGGCGTCCCGGGCGTACATCTCGTTGACCACGTGCTTGAAGGGCGCGATGTCGGTGTACTGGCTCTCCGAGTCGAAGCCGTCGTTGACGGCGATATAGCGCACCTTTTTCGCGGGAAAGTAGACCTCGGTGTACTGCCCGGTCTGTATGTAGTCGCGGCCCAGCCGGGAGAGGTCCTTCGTCAGGACGAGATTGACGCGCCTGGCCTCAATGTCGCGCAGCATCCGCTGGAACGCGGGGCGGTCGAAGCTGGTGCCCGGGTAGCCGTCGTCCACGTACTCGCAGCAGATGCGGTAGCCGTGCTCCCCGGCGTACGCCGTGAGCATGTCGCGCTGGTTCGTGATGCTGGAGCTCTCCCCCGCGCCCTCGTCGTCCTTGGACAGGCGCATATAGAGGGCCGCCCGGTAGGCTTCCGGCCCGCTCACAGGACCTCGCCCTCCCCCGCCCGAAAGGCCCCCAGTATGGCCTCCCTCCAGACGTCGCTTTTGCTTTTCTCTCCGGCCGGGCGGCACGCCACCCGGTACAACTCCCGCGGGGCGGCGGGCGCCCTCGCCTCCTGCTGTTCTGACAAACCACTCACCTCCTGCCCCATGTATATGCGCCCACGGCCTGTCCCCCGGCCTTTTGGCGAAAAAGCCCGGCAAATTCAGGCGGCGGTCATTGCAGGGCGCAAACTGGGCATACTGAGCAAAACTGCCGACAAGGAGCGTTTTATGGCCAATCATCTAGCGGACGAAAAATCCCCCTACCTGCAGCAGCACCGGGACAACCCGGTGGACTGGCGCCCCTGGGGGCCGGAGGCCTTCGCCCTGGCCCGGGCCGGGGACAGGCCCGTCTTTCTCAGCATCGGCTACTCCACCTGCCACTGGTGCCACGTCATGGCCCACGAGTCCTTTGAGGACGGCGAGGTGGCCCGGGCCCTCAACCGGGACTATATCCCCGTCAAGGTGGACCGGGAGGAGCGGCCCGATGTGGACGGCGTGTATATGGCGGCCTGCACCGCCATGACCGGGGCGGGGGGCTGGCCCCTGACCCTGCTGCTGACCCCGGATCAAAAGCCCTTCTGGGCGGGCACCTACCTGCCCCGGGACGGCCTGCTGCGCCTGCTGGAGCAGGCCGCCCGGCTGTGGCGGGAGGACCGCGCCGCCCTGCTGGAGACGGGGGAGCGCCTGACCGCCCGCCTGCGCGATTCCGGCGAGGTCCACCCCGGAAAGCCCTCCTGGGATCTGCTGCGCCTGGGGGCGGAGCTCTACGAGCGCAGCTACGACCGCACCTGGGGCGGCTTCGGGGAGGCCCCCAAGTTCCCCTCGCCCCACAACCTGGTCTTTCTGCTGCGCTACGGCGCCCAGGAGGGGCGGCGCTCCTGCGTGCGGATGGCGGAGCGCACCCTGGAGGCCATGTCCAGGGGCGGGATCTTCGACCACGTGGGGGGCGGCTTCTCCCGCTACTCCACCGACCGGGCGTGGCTGGCCCCCCACTTTGAAAAGATGCTCTACGACAACGCCCTGCTGCTCTGGGCCTATACGGAGGGGTACCGGCGGCTGGGCCGCCCCAGCTTCGCCCGCACGGCCCGGGAGACGGCGGACTACGTGCTGCGGGAGCTCACCGCCCCCGAGGGCGGCTTCTACTGCGGGCAGGACGCGGACAGCGGCGGCGTGGAGGGGAAATACTACCTCTTCACGCCCGCGGAGCTGGAGGCGCTGCTGGGCCGGGAGGACGCGGGGCGGTTCTGCCGCTGGTACGGCATCACCCCCGGGGGCAACTTCGAGGGCGGGAGCATCCCCAACCGCATCGGCGGCGGGGGCGGCGCGCCAGAGGGGCTGGACGGGCTGCGCCGCCGCGTGTACCGCTACCGGGGCGCCCGCAACCCCCTCCACCGGGACGACAAGGTGCTCACCGCCTGGAACGGCCTGATGATCGCGGCCCTGGCCCGGGCCGGGGCGGTGCTGGGGGAGCCGCGCTTCCTCTCGGCGGCCCGCCGGGCCTGTGCGTTCGTCTCCACCCGCCTCACCGCCGCTCCGGGCCGCCTGCTGGCCCGCTGGCGGGAGGGCGAGGCAGCCCACCCCGGCAAGCTGGACGACTACGCCTTCTTCCTCTGGGGCCTGCTGGAGCTCTACGCCGCCAGCTTCGACGCCGCCCTGCTCGCCCGGGCGGTGCAGACCGCCCAGGTCATGCTGGAGGAGTTCTTCGACACGGAGCGGGGCGGGTTTTACCCCTACGCCGCCGGGGGCGAGCAGCTCATCGCCCGCAGCAAGGAGGCCTACGACGGGGCCATGCCCTCGGGCAACTCGGTGGCCGCCCTGGTGCTGATCCGCCTCTTCCGGCTGACCGGGGAGGCGCAGTGGCGCCGGGCCATGGAGCTGCAATTGGGCTATCTGACCTGGGCCGTGCGGGAGTACCCCGCCGGGTACGGCTTCGCCCTGCTGGCCATGCTGGAGGCCCTCTCCCCCTCCGCCGAGCTGGTGTGCGTCACCGCCGGGGAGGAACCGCCGCAGGAACTGCTGCGCTATGCCCGGGCCAACGCGGACGCGGGGCTGTCCATCCTGGTCAAGACGGCGGCGAACGCCCCCCTGCTGGACGCGGCCGCCCCCTTCTCCCGCAGCTACGCCCTGCCCGGGGCGGGCACGCGCTACTACCTGTGCCAGGGCAACACCTGCCACGCCCCGGTGGAGCGCCTGGAGGATCTGCCCGGCGGCTTCGCCTGCGGGAAAAACAGCTCGCAGGCGGACTCCAGCAGCAGGTTTTCGCCGCCCGCCTCCAGATAGTACTGCGCCAGCAGCGGGTTGTCGGTGATGACGCCGTCCGGGTGGCAGCGCAGCACCCTTTGGATCGCCCGGTCCGAGTTGGCGGTCCAGGCGTAGATTTGCCTGCCCTGCCCGTGGACCCGGAACACCAGCTCCCTGCTGAGGGAGGAGGTCTCCACGCTGTAGGCGTCCAGATAGTCCAAATCCAGGTCCCGGCCCAGCAGCAGCGCGGTGATATAGACCGTGGGCATGCCGGGGTCCAGCTCCTTGACGCGCCGGAGCACGTCCAGGCTCATGGAGGCCACCACGCACCGTCCCCGCATTCCGCACGCCTCAATCTGCGCCAGCGTCTCCCGCTCGATGCCCCGCCCGTCCCCGGCCACCTTCAGCTCGATCATCAGCCCGATGCGCCCCTTTGCCGCCAGGAGCATCTGCTCCAGCGTGGGCACCGGCTCCCCCGCGTAGGCGTGGGAGAAGCCGCTGCCCGCGTCCAGGCCCCGGACCTGGGCGTACTCCGCCTCGTCCACCGGCAGATCCACGCCGGTGGAGCGCTTGAAGTTGGGGTCGTGCATCACGATCAGGGTGCCGTCCCTGAGCTGCTGTACGTCGATCTCCGCCATGTCCGCGCCGTCCCGGACGGCCTGCTCCAGGGCCGCCAGGGTGTTTTCCGGGGCGAGGGCCGCCCCCGCCCGGTGGGCCACCACCTGGGTGGACGGGCCGGCGGCCTGCAGCACGCGGCCCCCCGCCTCCGTCTCACCGAACACCAGCAGGACCGCCAGCGTGCCCAGCACCGCCGCGCCCCGCATCAGAAACGCCCCGGCCGTCCGGGGCCCGGGCCGCGCCGTGGGCCGGGCATCGCCCCGGCTGCGGTGGTACAGCAGCACGGCGGCGGCACACAGAAAGACGGACAGCAGCGCGCCGGAGGCGGTCCGCCACACCCCCTCCCAGGCCAGGAAGGACATCCTGAACTGCCCCGCGCCCACCGCCGGGCCGTAGCGCAGGCGCGCCGCGCCCGCCAGCAGGCACACGCCCAGCGCCCCGGCCGCCAGCAGCACGGCGCAGAAGCCCAGCCCATAGGCCAGCAGCGCACCCAGCGTGCGGGCCTTCCGCCCCCGCAGCAGGCGCAGGCTCTCCCGCCAGGAGCCGGAGAAGGAGGCCCCCTCCAGGATCAGCGCGGGAAACCCGAAGAGGTAAAAAAACAGCAGCGCGTGGAACAGGAGGACCGCCGCGGCAAGCAGGGCCAGCAGCCGCGGGCTGCCCCCCACGGCCTCCAGGATAAAATCGGGCAGGCGCACCGTGCGCAGGTAGCCGCTGACCAGCGCGAAGCCGGAGAGCGCCGCCACCGGCAGGAGGAGCAGCACCGGCAGGCGGCGGGGGTGCAGCAGCCCGGCGGTCTTGACAAGCGCCCGGCCCCAGAGCCGCAGCACGCCCACCCGCTCCCGCCGCCAGCCCGCCTCGCCGCACAGGGTGAGCGCCGCGATCTCCAGGCAGACGAACAGCCCCGCCAGCAGCAGCGCCGCCGCCAGCGCCAGAAGGGCCCCGGGGCTGCGCAGCAGAAGCCCCGCGTTCTCCTGCCCCAGCCAGCGCTGCCCGGCCAGCGCCGGCAGGCGGTGCAGCAGCTCCCCCAAAAAGGGGAACACGAAGGCGTACCCGGCCCCCCTGTAGATCACCTCAAAGCACAGCAGCGCGCTCCAGTTGCGCAGCACCATGCCCAGCACCGTTTGAAATCCATCGCGCGTATCCGTCTCGCCCATCCCCCTCGCCGGTAAGGCCGTTGTTCTTCGGTTCCACCGGATGATTTGTCCCCGGCTTTCAGGATACACGCTTTTGGCCCATATCATTCCGAAGGAGGTTCCTATGAGAGACGTAACCCTGTTTATCGCCATGAGCCTGGACGGATACGCCGCGGACGCGGAGGGCGGCGTGGACTGGCTCCGGGGGCAGGAGCCCGGGCGGGACGACATGTCCAGCTACCACGGCTTCATCAAGGGCGTGGACACGGTGGTCATGGGCTGGAACACCTACCACCAGATCGCCGCCCAGCTCTCCCCCGGCACCTGGTTCTACAAGGGCCTGACCAGCTACGTGCTCACCCGCCGCAGGCTCCCGTCCACGCCGGAGATCCGTTTTACAAGCGAGGACGCCTGCGCGCTGATCCGCCGCCTGAGGGCCGGGACGGGCAGGGAGATCTGGATCTGCGGCGGGCCGGCGGTGATCCGCCCCCTCGTCCGGGCGGATCTCATCGACCGCTTCCACATCTCGGTGATCCCCACCCTCCTGGGCGGCGGCCTGCGCCTCTTCGGGGACCTGGGGGGCGAGCACAGGCTGCGCCTCATTGAAACCCGGAGCTACAATGGGATCACGGACCTCGTCTACAGGCGGCGCGATTCCTAAACTGCTGAACGCCCCGTGCGCCTTTTCGCGCCCCGTCAAATGTCCCGCCCAGACCGTCGAATGTCCTTTCCAACGGCGGGCGTCCCGGCCCGATGATAAAATAAGTGCGATTATCCTGGGCAAGCGACGTTATGAGGAGGAACTGATATGTGGACATATGGTGTCAGAAGGATGGGAAGGCGCGCGCTTTCCGCGCTGATAGCGGCGGTCATGCTGCTCTCGGTCACCACGGGCGGGGCGCTGGCCGCCTTTGAGGACGTGCCCGCCGCCCACTGGGCGGCCGCCGCCGTTGAGCGCTGGCAGAGCTGCGGCGTGATGCAGGGCGACGGGCACGGCTTCCGTCCGGGGGACAACGTGACCCGTGGGGAGGCCGCGGTGGTGCTGGACCGGCTGGCCGGGCCGGAGCTCCAGGCGGAAAACGACTACGCCGACCTGCCCGCCGGCGCCTACTACACCGCGCCCATGCTGCGTCTGAGCGCGGCCGGGCTGAT
It includes:
- a CDS encoding resolvase, which codes for MSGPEAYRAALYMRLSKDDEGAGESSSITNQRDMLTAYAGEHGYRICCEYVDDGYPGTSFDRPAFQRMLRDIEARRVNLVLTKDLSRLGRDYIQTGQYTEVYFPAKKVRYIAVNDGFDSESQYTDIAPFKHVVNEMYARDASKKIRSAFAAKMRGGSYIGNFAPYGYQKDPGDKNHLVPDGAAAAVVQNIFALAAAGARPAEIARYLNGRGVLSPALYRCARHPQLREEDYTQRRAWTAAGVAKLLDNIVYLGHMAQGKTTKVSFKSKLTLRNPPQDWIIVENTHEPIVAPELYELAQRRRKSRTCGKKGQFSNIFSGVARCADCGRGMSTVGTRKKGSPASLACGGYKLYGSKACTNHFIDYNSLYRVVLEAVREQAALTSGEREALYRTLSAQLGAELDAGDGAREAERLRGERGRLERLIEQLYDDRLDGKLSEARFYSLLEKYEGQSRALEERLGTLPGPADGAGRAEALGRLAGLVEQCGAPTQLTAGLLFALVDHIEVGQGRYEQTEHGRVKRQEITIYFRFAHQPRVKEVAL
- a CDS encoding thioredoxin domain-containing protein produces the protein MANHLADEKSPYLQQHRDNPVDWRPWGPEAFALARAGDRPVFLSIGYSTCHWCHVMAHESFEDGEVARALNRDYIPVKVDREERPDVDGVYMAACTAMTGAGGWPLTLLLTPDQKPFWAGTYLPRDGLLRLLEQAARLWREDRAALLETGERLTARLRDSGEVHPGKPSWDLLRLGAELYERSYDRTWGGFGEAPKFPSPHNLVFLLRYGAQEGRRSCVRMAERTLEAMSRGGIFDHVGGGFSRYSTDRAWLAPHFEKMLYDNALLLWAYTEGYRRLGRPSFARTARETADYVLRELTAPEGGFYCGQDADSGGVEGKYYLFTPAELEALLGREDAGRFCRWYGITPGGNFEGGSIPNRIGGGGGAPEGLDGLRRRVYRYRGARNPLHRDDKVLTAWNGLMIAALARAGAVLGEPRFLSAARRACAFVSTRLTAAPGRLLARWREGEAAHPGKLDDYAFFLWGLLELYAASFDAALLARAVQTAQVMLEEFFDTERGGFYPYAAGGEQLIARSKEAYDGAMPSGNSVAALVLIRLFRLTGEAQWRRAMELQLGYLTWAVREYPAGYGFALLAMLEALSPSAELVCVTAGEEPPQELLRYARANADAGLSILVKTAANAPLLDAAAPFSRSYALPGAGTRYYLCQGNTCHAPVERLEDLPGGFACGKNSSQADSSSRFSPPASR
- a CDS encoding dihydrofolate reductase, with the translated sequence MRDVTLFIAMSLDGYAADAEGGVDWLRGQEPGRDDMSSYHGFIKGVDTVVMGWNTYHQIAAQLSPGTWFYKGLTSYVLTRRRLPSTPEIRFTSEDACALIRRLRAGTGREIWICGGPAVIRPLVRADLIDRFHISVIPTLLGGGLRLFGDLGGEHRLRLIETRSYNGITDLVYRRRDS